ATACCCCTCTCTTATAAATATGTAACAGGCCTCATTACTTCTTCCCAAGGGGTTATGGAAATAAATATCCAAAACCTAGAGGGGagaacaaaacaaccaaaaaccaaaacaaaaatcaatgtattttaccacataaacagaaaaagacaaaatattgtcatctcaacagatgcagaaatcctTTGGCTAACAAATAATAGAAGTAAATAtcctttatctatctatccaaaCCTACAGTTACCATCACAGCTAATGGTTAATTGTTTAAAGATTTGGCTTTAAGATTTGAAATGAATCAAAGATGCTTGGTATCACcacttatattcatattttaaaacacattctaGTCAGTACAATGAAgccaaaaaagaaacatgaaatacatgagttttagaaaagaagaaataaaacaaactttttcctcacattttttcctttctttttttttcagaagttaaGATCATATGTGTAGAAAGTTCAAAGTATAAATGCatgctattaaaaattaatattgcatTTACAAGCTACGGTTTTAGTGGCGATTATTCCAATTGTGATAGTTAACTTTACCTGTCAACTCGACTGGGCTAAGGGGTGTCAAAATAGCTtgtaaaacattatttatgggtgtgtctgtgaaggtgtttccagaagagattagccTTTGAATCAGCAGATTGTTTAAAGATCTCCATTACCAATAAAGGCAGGCATCATTCAATCATTTGAAGCCCTGAATAGCACAAAAAAGGTGGAGAAGAGGCAGATTTGCTCTCTCTAAACTAAGACACCCATGCTCTCCTACCCTTAGACATCAGTGCTTCTGGTTTTCCGGTTTTTGTACTCACACTTTTATACACCTTTGGCCCCCCCCCATTCTCAGGCTTTCAGATTCAAACTGATTACAACACCCATTTGCCTTTTTCTCCAGCTTGCATACAGCAGAGGAAGGGACTTCTTGGCTTTCATAACAGCATGAGCAAATTCCCAAAATTTATCTCCTCATATATACCTCTATATACAtcctatttgttctgtttctttgaagaacTCTAATAGACCAATTAATCATACTTCTTTAtaccagccccaccccccagaaaaaggaaaataaaatttaaagggaTTTCACTTGCAATAACAaccaaaagcataaaaatatctATGAAAATAATCTAACAAAGGATATGCAAGACCTCTACATAGAAAACGGTGAAATCATTACCAAAGGAAAATTGATGAAtagctaaataaatggagagatataccacATTCAGTTACtaaaagactcaatattgtcaagatgtcaatTTCCCTAAACAGATTTAGTAATTCAGTGCAATCTAGAACAAAATCCAAACCATCCTTATTGTGTAAATTGACAAGGTTAATCTAAATACTACATGAAAATACAGAAGTCCAAAAATCGATCTTGAACAGCAAAAATATTAGAGACCTACTCTACTCAATACTGAATATTAAGTGTTAAGAGAGTGTGGTATTGGGGCTAGGATAAGCaaataaaccaatgaaatagaataggGAGTCTAGAGATAGACCTACATATACATAAGTATACTTGATCTATGATGCTATTCATCTTCTGTTAGCAGagagttttttgtgtttgttttatttcattgaaaaagTGTTGAATTTCTACATCTGTTGAGACgaccatatttttctttctttgaatatgGTAAAATAAGTTGACCTCGACTTTTGTAGGTTTGTACCTTTCTTTACTATTGTAAGAATATTTGTCTAAGGTCATGTAGATGTTATCCAATGTTCTAGAATctttatgttatctttttaatgCTTAGATATATGATCCACCAGGAATTGATTTGTGTGTTTGGCGTGGGAAGGTGTGAGTAGGAgtcaagttttattttctacatgTACATCCTaattccccagcaccatttaacTCACTGCTAAGCTAACTGAACAGACTTTGTGGCCatacataacaaaaaaatatagACTTTACAAAACTAGTTCAGAAGTCAGGTAATATATACACAACATCTGTATCAAGtagcagggggcacctggatggtacagctggttaagcatccgactcttggtttcagctcaggtcatgatctcagggtcctgcgatcaagccccacactgggctccaccatctgtggggagtctgcttaaggattctctctccctttctctctgcccttccccctctctaaaataaataaataaatctttaaaaataacaaatgcgATCTCCATCCACGTCAGCCAGGCTGGTGTCCAGATCGGCAATGCCTGCTGGGAGCTCTATTGCCTGGAGCACGGCATTCAGCCCGATGGCCAGATGCCAAGTGACAAGACCATCGGGGGAGGAGATGACTCCTTCAACACCTTCTTCAGTGAGACGGGCGCTGGCAAGCATGTGCCCCGGGCCGTGTTTGTAGACCTGGAACCCACAGTCATTGATGAAGTTCGCACTGGCACCTACCGCCAGCTCTTCCACCCTGAGCAGCTCATCACAGGCAAGGAAGATGCTGCCAACAACTACGCCCGAGGGCACTACACCATTGGCAAGGAGATCATTGACCTTGTCTTGGACCGAATTCGGAAGCTGGCTGACCAGTGCACAGGTCTTCAGGGCTTCTTGGTTTTCCACAGCTTTGGAGGGGGAACTGGTTCCGGGTTCACCTCCCTGCTGATGGAACGTCTCTCTGTCGATTACGGCAAGAAGTCCAAGCTGGAGTTCTCCATCTACCCAGCCCCTCAGGTTTCCACAGCTGTAGTTGAGCCCTACAACTCCATCCTCACTACCCACACCACCCTGGAGCACTCTGATTGTGCCTTCATGGTAGACAACGAGGCCATCTATGACATCTGTCGTAGGAACCTCGATATCGAACGCCCAACCTACACTAACCTTAACCGCCTTATTAGCCAGATTGTGTCCTCCATCACCGCTTCCCTCAGATTTGATGGAGCCCTGAATGTTGATCTGACAGAATTCCAGACCAACCTGGTGCCCTATCCCCGTATCCACT
Above is a genomic segment from Lutra lutra chromosome 3, mLutLut1.2, whole genome shotgun sequence containing:
- the LOC125096476 gene encoding tubulin alpha-1C chain-like, yielding MPSDKTIGGGDDSFNTFFSETGAGKHVPRAVFVDLEPTVIDEVRTGTYRQLFHPEQLITGKEDAANNYARGHYTIGKEIIDLVLDRIRKLADQCTGLQGFLVFHSFGGGTGSGFTSLLMERLSVDYGKKSKLEFSIYPAPQVSTAVVEPYNSILTTHTTLEHSDCAFMVDNEAIYDICRRNLDIERPTYTNLNRLISQIVSSITASLRFDGALNVDLTEFQTNLVPYPRIHFPLATYAPVISAEKAYHEQLTVAEITNACFEPANQMVKCDPRHGKYMACCLLYRGDVVPKDVNAAIATIKTKCTIQFVDWCPTGFKVGINYQPPTVVPGGDLAKVQRAVCMLSNTTAIAEAWARLDHKFDLMYAKRAFVHWYVGEGMEEGEFF